CAGCCGCATACCAAGAAAGGAATGTAAGTTTTTTGCTGTATTTGTAGCTAGCGTCAAGTGACCATTCGTTTCTTTTTGCTCTCTCTTTGCCAAGCGCATAACTTGTGCCCTTACCTTGAGTATATCCAGCACCAAAGCCAAATTTATCTATATCATACCCAGCATTAACAAACCAGTAGTCGTTATTGCCCTTGATGTTATTGTAGTATTGTTGGCCACCACTCATTACACCATTTAAGATCTTAGTTGGGTTGATTAACTGTCCATTTCCATCAATTGATGTAAATGCGATTTTGTCTTTGTTTTTAGCGTCATTTTCTTTGTTTTTAGCGTCAAAGTCTAAATAACCAGCGTTAAGTTTAGCACCAAATAGTTTTGTGCCAGCTTGTACTGCCCAGAAAGTTGCATCAGCTACTTTTTTATGATCTGAGTCACTATAAGCATATTGACCTTTTAAGTTTAGGTTTATATCATCTGTTACATTAAAGCTGACACCAGCTTCAGTACCATAAAGTGTAGCAACCTCTTGGATATTCGTAATTGCTACTTTGAATGATACTGGATCATAACTACCCATAGCACCTAAGTTATAGATGTTACCAGCAGCATCACTAAATTCATCACTGCCAAGCCTTGACAATAATGGGCCATCTATATCTGGGCTTTTAGCTTTATATTTAATGTGTCCAAATTTATCATATTCTGTATTGCCATTTTTGTCTTTTAATATTTCAGCATCGTTATCAATAGCATCATAAGCAGCAGCTGTTAAAGTAAGACCAGGTACGTCAGTACTTACTACTTTTAGACCAGTGCCAGCTATATCGCTATCGATAAAGAAACCTTTGACAAGTTGTTTACCAGCTGTGATGGTAGTATCAGCCACTTTGTAGCCTAGATACATCTCATAAACACCAAAAGTGCCTGTTGTATTTGTTTTATCTGTGCCAGCTCCTGCATTATCACCAGATCCATCTGTAGCAGAATATCTTAGTCTCAAAACACCAAAAAAGTTATCGTCTATCGCAGCTTTAAATGCTGTTTCCATTCTAAACGCATGGCCAGCACTACTACCTTTTACAGTATCATTAACTTTTGAATTTTTAGTACTATCATTTGTATAACGATATCTTGCAAATCCTGAAAGATCTACATTTTTTATAGCTTCTTCAAGTGGAGTTGCACTTGCAACGCTTGAAAATGCACCTAAAGCAACCAAAGCAGCTAAGCTAACTTTTGTAATTTTCATCTAAATCTCCTTTTGATAAAAAGTTTTGAAAGGATATTATCATAGAAAATTAATTTTATTGCTTAATTTTCCTTAAAATTTTAAAAAATGTTACCAATTATTTACCAAAATAGGATAATGAGATAAAGATTGTCTTTTTAAAATTTCGTTTTATTTGGAAGTAATTGCAAGAAAATCAAAAATTTTTACTTACTTTTAGCTATTATCTTTAGCTTCTTCTCGTTCTTTTTTCTGCCTTATAGCAGCTTCTTTTTGGATATTTTTTTGTTGAGCCAAGAAGATATGCTCTTCAAGTGTGACAAGTTGAAATATTCCTTCAAAAATTTTTATATCTTTAACATATCCAAGTACTTTCACTTCTCTTTTTCTGCTCTCTTCAAATCTTGCTTGCGCGTCAAATTCCACCACGTCACCAAGCTTTAGTGGCCCAAAGAAATTTATCCTAGCCCCGATACTAACGCAAAATTCTTCATTAATGGCTAAAAGAGCGGCATGATTTGCGCCCATAAAAATAAATCCGCTATGAATAAGCCCCTCAGTATCGCACACCATATCATCCGTAGTAAAAAATCTAGTCTTTGCGTGATTTTTTTCAAGTAAAAATGCCGTTCCACTAAAATTTAGCTTTGTAAGTGGAGCGGTTTTGATCTCATTTCTTAGTGGATTTTCATCTTCTGGTAAGATTATTTGCGATTCATCTTTTATATCATAGATATTTTCTTCTGCCATTTTTATCCTTAAATTTTAACTCTAACATATGCTCTTTTTGGCGCTGGGTAGCCCTCGATGGTCTTTGTATTATCGTCTGGATCTAAGAAATTTCCAAGACTCTCACCATCTATCCACTGCGTTTTTCGCTGCTCATTTAGATCAGTGGCCTTTGTATCAAGCAGGGTAAAATCCTTAAATTTAGCCCTCTCACACCAGTTACAAAGCGCACTAAGCGTTGGCACAAAGTAGATATTTGAAATTTTTGAGTATCTATCTTTCGGACTCAGCGCAAAGTCGCCATCCATATCTATATACATTGTATCTAAATATAGCTCGCCTCCAGGATTCAAAGCCATTTTTAGCTCTTTTAGCATCTTGATAGGATCACTTCTGTGATATATCACCCCAAGACAAAAAATCGTATCAAATTTAGCTCCATACTCAGGCAAGTTCTCAACGCCAAGAAGCTCATAAGTGATATTTGAGCGGATAAATTTGTTTAAAAATTTAAACTGCAAATATGTATGCACACTAGGATCAAAGCCGGTTATGCTTTTTGGGGCATATTCAAGCATCTTAAACATATAATAGCCATTATTACAACCCACATCAGCCACGCTTTTGCCAGCTAAATTTAGGTGTGGGGTGAGGATATTAAATTTAATAAAACTTTGCCACTCGCTATCTATATATATATCATCAAGTAAAAATGGTCCTTTTCGCCAAGGCTTTAGGCTAAGGGCTAGATCATAAATTTCATCTTTTTTGGCTTGGTCTAAATTTTTAAATTTCACATTTACACTATCTTTTAGCTCAAGCTCGCAGTCAAAATTTGCTAAATTTTCTATCCTATTATAAATTTGCTTTTGCTGCTCGTTAAATTTGCTAAGATCCACGCTATTTCCAGTCGACGATGTTGTGCGGACATTCTTTTTGGTAGGTGCCAGTCGCGTCATAATACTCTTTACAATCATTATAATATTGAGTCGAAACTCCACGCTCGTTCATATAAAGACAACCATTGCAAAATAGCGCTATAAAGCCTAAAAATATAATCTTTTTCATGTGGCGGATTTTATCATAAATAAAAATTTTATGCTAGAATAGCAGGCAGTTTTAGAGCCAAGTTTGGCTAATATTAAGCAAAAAAGGCATTTTATGCAAAGAAGAGATTTTTTTAAATTCAGTAGTTTTTTAGGTGCAGCGAGTCTGCTTCCAAGTGTCACTCTAGCTAGCGATGAACCAGCAAACCCAGTAGTTAGAAATTTCGACGTAAATTTCAAACATTTCTTACTTGAAAAGGGCAAAAGCTCAAGGATTTGGCTACCGCTCCCACTAAGCACCACTTATCAGCAACTAACCAAAGACTACGTCATAAACACAACAGCTAAAAACGTTTATATTTCAGATACGCTAATACCAACAATGTATGCTGATTTTGAAGAAAATGAGCCAAGACCTATCTTAAATGTGCAGTTTAAAATTCAAACAATAGAGCGTAATACTGACTTTAGCAAGGTAAATTACGATCCAAATGAGAAGGTTGATCCTGCAGTTTTAGAGTTTTTAAAACCAACTTCACACATCCCAACTGACGGCGTCGTAAGAGCAAAAGCGCTAGAGATTATCGGCGATACTAAAGGCGATTTAGAGCGCGCAAAAGCAATCTATACGTGGGTTGCAAATACTATGCAGCGTGATAACAGCATCCTAGGATGCGGCACAGGCGACGTTAAAGCCATCCTAGAAAGTGGCAAACTAGTTGGCAAATGCACCGATATAAACTCGGTTTTTGTTGGACTTTGCAGATCAGTTGGCATCCCAGCAAGAGAAATTTTTGGTATTAGAGTTGGTCAGTCTAGATTTTCAGATCAAATGGGCAGTGCAAAAGACGGTGTGGCTAAAATTTCAGGCGGACAACACTGCAGGGCCGAATTTTACCTAAAAGGCTATGGTTGGATACCGGTTGATCCAGCAGATGTTACAAAGGTAAGACTGGGCGAGAAGCTAACAAATGACGATGCTAAGATCAAAGCTGTGAGAGATTATTGCTTTGGTAACTGGGAGATGTGCTGGATAGGCTTTAACTACGGACGCGACTTTATCTTAAAGCCAACCCCAGAGCAAACTCCTCTAAATAACTTTGGCTATCCATACGCTGAAGTTGATGGAAACACACAAAATTATTATTCGCCAAAAGAATTTAGCTACGACTACGCCTCAACAGAGCTAAAATGAGAGCCTTTTGGCTGATACTAACATCCATAGGTAGTGCTATCGGCGCTACCTTGTGCTGCCTACCGGCAC
This genomic interval from Campylobacter concisus contains the following:
- a CDS encoding transglutaminase-like domain-containing protein; the encoded protein is MQRRDFFKFSSFLGAASLLPSVTLASDEPANPVVRNFDVNFKHFLLEKGKSSRIWLPLPLSTTYQQLTKDYVINTTAKNVYISDTLIPTMYADFEENEPRPILNVQFKIQTIERNTDFSKVNYDPNEKVDPAVLEFLKPTSHIPTDGVVRAKALEIIGDTKGDLERAKAIYTWVANTMQRDNSILGCGTGDVKAILESGKLVGKCTDINSVFVGLCRSVGIPAREIFGIRVGQSRFSDQMGSAKDGVAKISGGQHCRAEFYLKGYGWIPVDPADVTKVRLGEKLTNDDAKIKAVRDYCFGNWEMCWIGFNYGRDFILKPTPEQTPLNNFGYPYAEVDGNTQNYYSPKEFSYDYASTELK
- the cmoB gene encoding tRNA 5-methoxyuridine(34)/uridine 5-oxyacetic acid(34) synthase CmoB translates to MDLSKFNEQQKQIYNRIENLANFDCELELKDSVNVKFKNLDQAKKDEIYDLALSLKPWRKGPFLLDDIYIDSEWQSFIKFNILTPHLNLAGKSVADVGCNNGYYMFKMLEYAPKSITGFDPSVHTYLQFKFLNKFIRSNITYELLGVENLPEYGAKFDTIFCLGVIYHRSDPIKMLKELKMALNPGGELYLDTMYIDMDGDFALSPKDRYSKISNIYFVPTLSALCNWCERAKFKDFTLLDTKATDLNEQRKTQWIDGESLGNFLDPDDNTKTIEGYPAPKRAYVRVKI
- a CDS encoding thioesterase, with protein sequence MAEENIYDIKDESQIILPEDENPLRNEIKTAPLTKLNFSGTAFLLEKNHAKTRFFTTDDMVCDTEGLIHSGFIFMGANHAALLAINEEFCVSIGARINFFGPLKLGDVVEFDAQARFEESRKREVKVLGYVKDIKIFEGIFQLVTLEEHIFLAQQKNIQKEAAIRQKKEREEAKDNS
- a CDS encoding major outer membrane protein, translated to MKITKVSLAALVALGAFSSVASATPLEEAIKNVDLSGFARYRYTNDSTKNSKVNDTVKGSSAGHAFRMETAFKAAIDDNFFGVLRLRYSATDGSGDNAGAGTDKTNTTGTFGVYEMYLGYKVADTTITAGKQLVKGFFIDSDIAGTGLKVVSTDVPGLTLTAAAYDAIDNDAEILKDKNGNTEYDKFGHIKYKAKSPDIDGPLLSRLGSDEFSDAAGNIYNLGAMGSYDPVSFKVAITNIQEVATLYGTEAGVSFNVTDDINLNLKGQYAYSDSDHKKVADATFWAVQAGTKLFGAKLNAGYLDFDAKNKENDAKNKDKIAFTSIDGNGQLINPTKILNGVMSGGQQYYNNIKGNNDYWFVNAGYDIDKFGFGAGYTQGKGTSYALGKERAKRNEWSLDASYKYSKKLTFLSWYAAAKDKKDGASYKQDRIRFEAKYSF